GCCGCCGAGACCGCCTTCCCGGTGCCGCAGACGCCGAGCTGGATCGAGATCACCAACGTGCTCTACCCGGAACTGCAGGCCGCCATCCTTGGCGACAAGTCCGCGCAGGAGGCTCTCGACACGGCCGCCGACGAGGCGACCGCCATCCTCGAGGACGCCGGCGAGCTCTGACCCGCGCCCTCCGACGGGCCGCGTTCGCGCGGCCCGTCTCCCCTGATTGGAGAAGACGATGAAGGCCCTGCGCCTCCCCCCTCACGTCCTGCTGCTGCTGCCCGCGGTGATCGTGCTTGCCGCCGTGGTGGTGGTGCCGCTGCTGCTGTCGCTGTGGTCGAGCTTCACCCCCTTCCGCCTGACCAAGCCCGAGACGGTCTACCAGTTCACCGGCATCCGCAATTACCAGCGCATCTTCACCGACCTCGACTTCTGGATCGCCTTCGGCCGCACCGTGGTGCTGCTCACCGTGGCGCTGAACCTCGAGATGCTGATCGGGCTCGGCCTTGCGCTGCTGGTCGACCGGCAGACCCGCGGCCAGCGGCTGCTGCGCACCCTCCTGATGTTCCCGATGATGTTCTCCCCCATCCTCGTCGGCTTCCAGTTCAAGTTCATGTTCAACGACAATGTCGGGCTCGTGAACAACGCCCTGCAGTCGCTGGGGCTCACCGACAAGGCGATCCCCTGGCTGATCGACGGCAAGCTTGCCTTCCTCGCCATCGCCGCCGCCGAGATCTGGTCCTCGACCGCCGTCTTCGCGATCTTCATCCTTGCCGGGCTCATGGCCATGCCGCGCGAGCCGCAGGAGGCCGCGCGGGTCGACGGCTGCACGCCGTGGCAGACCTTCCGCTATGTCACCTGGCCCTTCCTGATGCCCTTCGCCTTCATCGCGATGACCATCCGCAGCCTCGACGTGGCGCGGGCCTATGACATCATCAAGATCATGACCGACGGCGGCCCGGCGGGCCGGACCGAGGTGCTCTGGACGTTGATCGCGCGCACCGCCTATTCGGACGCGCGCATGGGGATGGCCAATGCCATGGCCTATGTCGCGATCCTGCTCTCGGTCGCCTTCACCGCCTATTTCTTCTCAAAGCTCGGCAAGGCCCGGGCGCAGGTCGCGGGGGACTGGTGATGGACGCGAATGCCTCCGCACGGCTGAAGAAGCGCGGCTCCGCCTGGGCGCTGAACGTCGCGCTCTTCCTCGCGATGCTGATCATCTGCCTGCCCGGGCTCTGGATCGTGCTCAACTCGCTGCGGCCCACGGTCGAGATCATGGCCAAGCCGCCGGTCTGGATCCCGCGCGAGCTGTCCTTCGACGCCTATGTCGACATGTTCTCGGGCGTGGGACAGGGCGGCATCCCGGTGATCGAGTATTTCCGCAACTCGGTGATCATCGCGGTGACCTCGACGGTCATCTCTCTGGCGATCGGCATGTCCGGCGGCTACGCCTTCGCGCGCTATCGCTTCAAGGGCAAGTCGGCGTGGTTCCTCGGGCTCATGCTGACCCGCACGGTGCCCGGCATCGCGCTGTCGCTGCCGCTGTTCTTCCTCTACGCCAAGACCGGGCTCATCGACACCCACGCGGGCATGATCATCGCCTATACCGCGCTCAACGTGCCCTTCACCATCTGGCTGATCGACGGCTTCTTCCGGCAGGTCCCGCGCGATCTGGCCGAGGCCGCCCAGATCGACGGCTGCACCCGCTGGCAGGCCTTCTGGCAGGTCGAGTTCCCGCTCGCCCGCCCCGGCATCGCCAGCGCCGGGATCTTCGCCTTCCTCACCTCGTGGAACGAGTTCGCGCTGGCGAGCCAGCTGACCCGCTCCACCGCCAGCAAGACCCTTCCGGTGGGTCTGCTCGATTACACCGCCGAGTTCACCATCGACTGGCGCGGCATGTGCGCGCTGGCCGTGGTGATGATCATCCCGGCGCTTCTTCTGACTTACGCGG
The window above is part of the Salipiger sp. H15 genome. Proteins encoded here:
- a CDS encoding carbohydrate ABC transporter permease, translating into MDANASARLKKRGSAWALNVALFLAMLIICLPGLWIVLNSLRPTVEIMAKPPVWIPRELSFDAYVDMFSGVGQGGIPVIEYFRNSVIIAVTSTVISLAIGMSGGYAFARYRFKGKSAWFLGLMLTRTVPGIALSLPLFFLYAKTGLIDTHAGMIIAYTALNVPFTIWLIDGFFRQVPRDLAEAAQIDGCTRWQAFWQVEFPLARPGIASAGIFAFLTSWNEFALASQLTRSTASKTLPVGLLDYTAEFTIDWRGMCALAVVMIIPALLLTYAVQKHLVSGLTSGAIKG
- a CDS encoding sugar ABC transporter permease, with translation MKALRLPPHVLLLLPAVIVLAAVVVVPLLLSLWSSFTPFRLTKPETVYQFTGIRNYQRIFTDLDFWIAFGRTVVLLTVALNLEMLIGLGLALLVDRQTRGQRLLRTLLMFPMMFSPILVGFQFKFMFNDNVGLVNNALQSLGLTDKAIPWLIDGKLAFLAIAAAEIWSSTAVFAIFILAGLMAMPREPQEAARVDGCTPWQTFRYVTWPFLMPFAFIAMTIRSLDVARAYDIIKIMTDGGPAGRTEVLWTLIARTAYSDARMGMANAMAYVAILLSVAFTAYFFSKLGKARAQVAGDW